The sequence attaagatataactctttgatatactttcttaagattgaatctgactgtctagttgattcttttgaaagtattattggagttagtccatacagattgctaagcgaaatattgagtgtggttgttagacccccgcttttgcaATGTGGTTATGGAGTTGCGAGTGGTTACTGAAACTGGGCAACAGATAAGCAAGTGCTCATCTGATTCGGGTCTGGCATTGCATTGAGGGCATatgttgagtttgtgaagttgaTGCGATGTAAGATGGACAAGGTTGGATGACCTTCGTTgatggctttccacaagaaaagttgtatttTTAGTTGACATGGTAAGGTCCGCATAAACATGATGACCGGGAAGGGGTTAATTTGTTGTATCCGGATGCGATGGTGTAATTTCTAAATTTCGAATACCACTAGATGATTCTATCCGGAGGCTTATCTAGGGGAGATGGATGTTTATGATGCACTGGAAATCATTAGGTGGGATATTATTTAGCGACTCATGCTACCAATTATGAATAAGCGGGCCAATGAAATCCACCACAGTTTGGATAGGGTGGTTGAATATTATTTTTGTCTAACAATCAGTCTATATGTACATACAGAACTACCGGTTCTATTGAATAGTGTAATTAATAAATAATATGCACTGGCTCCTCGTATTTTTTTGTGAACGCAGAACATCAGCCTGGATCGGTCTACGGGCGCGTGAACATTTACGGATTCTAAGTTatgtttttataaaaaaagaaaaaattcctCGTCCTGTGATCAATTAACACTAGTGAATTTTTAGGTTAACAacattacatatcaataatcaACCGGATTAATACGTTGATTAGGAGGacccaaattattattattattttaaattttttttgacccaaattattattattattattagtaaaACAACCCCCATTTAGCTAAGGTTCGTAAAACCGGTTCTTTTTTTCACCTACCAGGTTCGTAAAACTGGGCGATACGGAGAAAAAAAAGTGATATAGAGAGAACCCACGCATCGCTTGGTACAAACCCTTGTTCTTGCTGCTCaaagtctctctctctctcaaaaacCCACAAATTGAGTTCAGAAGTCACTCAGCACCATGGATCTTCATACCACCTGATATTCAAGGCATCTAGGGTAAACCCATTTCACCAAATTGTCTCAAACTTTCAAAATACCCACAAAGTCTTCACCGGTAGCAGCAAAACATCGAActcaaccctaatttcaactgcagCAACCATTAATTCTTCCCTATTCTTCATCATGAACTCTGAGTCACCCATCAATATCCTTTAATTCTTCAATTTCACCAGAAATTTCAAAACCCTTGTTTAATTTCTCCATTATCATTATCACCCAAATCTTAATTCAGTCCCGATTAAGAACAAAAACCCTAGCCTTTTCATAATTTAGActcgattcttcttcttcattcagaGGTATTCGTTCAGTTTTTTTTAATCAAGATTTCATGTTTTCTCTTCGAAAGGATTTATCAGTGGATATTAGTTCATGTCTTTGATTttctatcttttttcttttaggtATGGAAGAGGAGGTTGTGAATTTGCTTATGGCACCACTCACATTACATCTAGATCAGGGATCTCTCAGAGATGGTGTTTTTTATGAGTATCCAGGATTATTAGGATTAACTAAAGTTGTTGGATGGGATGTTCCTGATGAATTAGTTGATAAATATATTCCTCTAGAATTTTTAGAAGGTGCTGAATATAATCATATTCCCAACTACATTGGGAAGGTAAAATATAGTAACAAATGGTATCACCTTTTTCATGGCTATCACCATCTTCTAAATAACTTACCAGAGAAATTCAAGAATTGGGTGCTGTATGAGTATAATTTGGAAGGTGGTTTCTATCCTTACCAAATAGATGACTTGATGAAACTCATTATAaggtaattttttttcctttctctcttaattttgttatctttataTAATTAGTTGTAATTAGTATTGATCAATTTCTTTCTTGAAACAAATTTATGTATTATAATCATTCATATCAAACATGAAGAAAATGATGCTATCAGAGACATCGTTGATGGGATTTATTATGAAAACCAACATCAGCACTAATATGATCATAAGAAAAACGGAAAGGAAACAGAACCGGAAGACTAGGAAGACTAGTATGAAAATAAAGGCTTTGGTTACTCGATTTTCTTTTAGAATTGCAATGTTTTATCTGATTGTCTCTCTCTTTCCATTCATCTTCTTAACATTCTTACAACCAGGAACCTCATCTGTTATTCAGCTCGTTTCTTCCCTTTATTTTCCCAATGTCTTCTCTGATAGAGCTTCTATAGCCATCTTATGATCTAGTCCATCTGGCTGCCACATAGTCAGATGGCTATAGAAGCTCTATCAGAGACATCATTTCAGCACTGATATGTGATCATAAGAAGAAGACTAGTATGAGAATAAATATCGAGGTCAATTTCAACCACCCATTATAAATCATACTTTATCTTTGTCAATTATTTtaagtaatttatttttttattataactaCAGATCAGGTGCAGAAGCTTTGGAAGAGTTGAGGGAGAGAGGTGTATCCCATGGTTCTGTTAAAGAACGCAACATTGTATTCATACTTAATCATGCACATAGAATATCTTCAGTGAAGTTGATGGGATTTACTTACAATCAGCATAAATCAAAGTGGAAGCAAGGTGATTATCTTAGTTTATTATATTAAATGATTTATAATCATCCAAATcaattaataatttttttaagtattataattaataaaatttgtgTTTCAGATTTCTATGATTTTGGGATAGTGATCAAGAGTCTTCTTGGACCTTATGATAACTTTCCTGAGGCGTTAGATTTTGTCGCCAGATTTGACGGATCGCACAGGTAAAAAATGAAATCCTACATTTAAATTTAGCTCCCAAATTGAATGATGCTTAACTGATAATTAGGCAACAATTTGCTAAATAAATAAAGGTCCAAGCTATAAACCAACCTATATTATATTTAAGATTATTTGTTTTTACTCTGTTGTTTTGACAAATTATAATTTAAGGttatatttaagaaaaaaataaaaaataaaattaaagaaaataaaagtaaattaaAGATGCAGAACGATTGAAATTAGTTTCTACAATGAGGAAAAGCAATCTTAAAAATGGTTCGCTTAGATTTTAGTTTCAGTCTAAGTGTGATCGAaaggaagagagaaaaagaagactTTAGTGTCGAATTTAGTAGTTTGAATTCCTTTTCTGTTGAACTAGACTTTGCGGCAAGTGTTAGGGTCCACGAAAAATTAAAGATTCCACATCTGTAGTGGTATTTATGGAAACATGTCATATTTGTAGAGTAATTTTGAAATTTTACCTTTCTCATACAAAACGTTATAAAATCTATTGAAGTTATAAATGCTTAACTTGTATTGAGTGATTTTAGGGATCTCTTATTTATACCAATTCTTTTTCGAATCtattgaagttataagagcatctccaacagagtgTGAGAGTCTTACTTTTTTTGACACAGGATTTTAGACCCCCATCTAGATTAAATTCATCTCCAATAATAGGTCCTATAAAGTTGGAAGGGTGTCAAAATAAATGCTTAACTTGTATTCAGTGATTTTGGGGATCTCTTATTTATACCAAttctttttctttccaaaaaaatAGGAATACAAAATTGATGCAAGCATTCAAGAAGGATCCAAGATCTGTTGAACGGCATCTAATCTGCTGGATTGCTGAAAAGGGTCTGAGTTTCTTAATCAGACTTGCTGATTGGATGGATGGTTATAGATCAAAATCTCTTGATAAAGTGAATTATAAAATGAGTTATAGTGATCATATGTTATATGATGCCATTCAGCAAATAGACACTGTTGATTGGAAACGAGGCTTGCCAGCTTATATTATGAAGACCCTTCCTTACACCGAATTCAACTCATCTGAAGAATTTCTCAAATTTGGAAGAAATCACCACCTACACAGTGCCAGCGATCCTGGAGCTTTTCAGAAGTTTTTTAAAGTTACGCCAGAGGGTTACTACAAGGTGTTTAAAGCTCAAAATCCCGAGTTTATGATGGACTGTTATAATGCGGTGGAAGAGTTTTTTGAGGGAGATAGTGGTGTTGTTGAACCGGAATGGTTCGATCACTTTTTAATCTCCCCAAGTCACTTATGGTAGAAGtatagagaagaagaaatagaagcaacaaAGATTGAGTATGTACTGAGTGGTTCACTTTTGGGTTTCTAGTGGAGTAATGGGTCTGGTGTTCAGATGGGGTATGTATGGAAGATTCATTGCTTTTGGATCGAAATAATCTTGTCTTGGTAGTCTTATCGTTCGAGCTCCACTTGGATTTTGTCTCATGATCGGAGAGAGGGTGAAGATGCTTTCCCTGTCAAGGTTTCTTTTCCTCTTGATCGATATGAGAGGGTATATGCCAGGCGCACCGATGATTTCTTTTATCTCAGACTATTTACTACATAGTGTATTTCCCTTATTTTCTTAGTTAAAACTCTAGTATACGTGGAAAGTGTTTGTAATGATGTGATTCAGGCTATTGTTCGGATCCATATTGACGATCTCGCCATGGTAACTTTATTGCTAGATGCATCTCTTTATTGTATTTCCATTTGCTTAGTTAAAAtcctaattattttcttaaccctTTGCAACTCTGTGGAACTTGATACCACTTTAAGGAGATTTTAGGCATCAACATATATATGGTGATAAACAATCAGGTAGATTTCCCGAGTTGGTTCCAAAAGTGGTTCACTAGAAGCCATATGGAGGAAAAAGGCAACCACACTTGGCCTGAGTACATGGCGGTGGTAATCTACTATGGAAGACAAGGAAAAAGCACAGTCCTCAGTTGAGTGGAAATGTAATAACCTATCTTAAGTAGTGGGATGAAATATAGAAACCTTGGCTGGTCTCACACTAGTCGACAATGATGGTGTTAAGAAACTCATTGGTATGGCTTTCGAAAGAAATATTGTACAGGAACGAAATGCCAAAAAATCTCAGGAAAATCAATCAAGAATGTCGAGGAAGTGCAGCTTCACTGGCAATCAACTGGACACGTCAGCTGAACCTTTACAAAGTGCAGTTTGAAAATGACAGTAATATTGAAATTGTATTGATAGAAGCGAATATACAACCCCGATctccaattattgaaagaaaagtCATTGAGTCTAAACAAGAGATCCACCAACAAACACAAAAGCGAAAATTGCAGgaaaatcaacaaggatcaaaaaACTTGCGACTCCAGTTAACTATCCCATCATGAATTGCAACATCCTGTTGTATAGACGGATGAATGAAAGCTTGATGAATAGTCTGATTTTTTTTATCTCAGATATGATAGCTTCActtggtgatagacacatttttgtgtctaatttgtcctcaatatccgtattgttggaactctatttttgtactaatattgtgtttttatatatttttaggaaataaacatttttggaaaagatctgctcgaaaaattatgtggggcatcccggaggacatttgttattcggactctcattttggttaagggcaacccaattactaaggggcacctcagttgggcatttgctatttacactccacatacgattaggggcacttaatctctttaaattcaaaaacttttttttttttggcgggaaatgaagttctcaactgttagagtttcaatcaacaaaatgaaggtgttttagggagattcaatcgctcaaacttggtaggaagatgtgatatggcatgaggaacacattatgggaagtgggttcgatcagaagtggctggaaaacgcgtgacgatccttgagcccaaaacataGCACGTGCACTGTagcacgagcaaaaatggagttcttgtgtgcatggaagagtcctactagcgttggaagagtgttgaggcgcggagaagacatttgggagcgtgcatgatcaaagttaacgcgtgcatgggattaaaaatggaaattttcgttattattggcagccgagaatatttggattaaatggagaatatatgcaatcaatggtcgtattttttggctccaattcactatgaatacaaggaaaaacagtttgggaaaggctaGCGAAttttagagagaattgggagaggtttagagcactacagagcaagaaaattgaagttgcagagattctggttctgctgttgctgctgctcgaggaggaagaacagactaccaaacgCAGTCGTTTACCAaaaaagacaacgactgtcgtccgtgggtcatagttttccaacgacaacatcacttcatctctatcgttgattctggacaccttctgtgggtcgcagaatcctgttttatatcattttcttgtctttctcttcattgtaaaacacttttgagcatcaatgaaatattttgagaggttttccaacatgatgagcggctaaaatacctggtgattgaggcaatggaggatctattcactcatgtttgattggtaatatttttatttataatttcattaattatttattttatttaattcacttggataaaaatataaaaaaaggataaaatggttttcttaattatttgtgaatcagtttgatgttttatgcttagaatatattctttggtaaatcatgcttaaggattacaacttaatatttggacaccttttaaattaaaaagtgatttaataagaaaaagagc comes from Papaver somniferum cultivar HN1 chromosome 7, ASM357369v1, whole genome shotgun sequence and encodes:
- the LOC113293719 gene encoding uncharacterized protein LOC113293719, encoding MEEEVVNLLMAPLTLHLDQGSLRDGVFYEYPGLLGLTKVVGWDVPDELVDKYIPLEFLEGAEYNHIPNYIGKVKYSNKWYHLFHGYHHLLNNLPEKFKNWVLYEYNLEGGFYPYQIDDLMKLIIRSGAEALEELRERGVSHGSVKERNIVFILNHAHRISSVKLMGFTYNQHKSKWKQDFYDFGIVIKSLLGPYDNFPEALDFVARFDGSHRNTKLMQAFKKDPRSVERHLICWIAEKGLSFLIRLADWMDGYRSKSLDKVNYKMSYSDHMLYDAIQQIDTVDWKRGLPAYIMKTLPYTEFNSSEEFLKFGRNHHLHSASDPGAFQKFFKVTPEGYYKVFKAQNPEFMMDCYNAVEEFFEGDSGVVEPEWFDHFLISPSHLW